From one Pseudomonadota bacterium genomic stretch:
- a CDS encoding efflux transporter outer membrane subunit has product MKTIQYSAFLLVLGTVLMTGSCAVGPDYVRPEATTIPPAYTGVSDEWKIAVPQAHVPKGNWWEIFGDPELNHLETEAAEANQDLKASYARFNQARAVIDVTRSGFFPRLSTSFLPVEQRDSENRPVGGKPGQTYDTFTLPFDMSYELDLWGRVRRTVESAKALTQASAEDVESVRLAMQAEVAANYFTIRALDSDKTLLLSSIEVFRKSLELVRNRRTGGMVSDLDVAQAETVLRNTEAQLPDTALQRAKFEHALVVLTGKNASLFHVPERTLDIKPFIIPPNLPSELLERRPDIASAERRMAAANANIGVATAAFFPTIKLSGSAGFQTGDLNANRNMSDLFVLPPSLFWAVGPSVTLPLFQGGQLIAGLSQAKAAYEETVARYRQTVLAAFADVENNLAAEHLLANQYEKVATASKAGEKQLEIANNRYNAGLVTYLEVAAAENISLGITRTATRLRGQQLVAVVALIKSLGGGWQQTNKDGGGF; this is encoded by the coding sequence ATGAAGACAATTCAATATTCTGCTTTTCTATTAGTATTGGGGACAGTGTTAATGACCGGTAGCTGCGCGGTTGGCCCGGACTACGTGCGCCCGGAAGCCACGACTATCCCACCGGCATATACCGGGGTATCCGATGAGTGGAAAATTGCGGTACCCCAGGCGCATGTACCCAAGGGTAACTGGTGGGAAATCTTTGGCGACCCTGAGTTGAACCATCTGGAGACTGAAGCCGCTGAAGCTAATCAGGACCTCAAGGCATCTTACGCCCGCTTCAACCAGGCCCGTGCCGTTATTGATGTGACTCGCTCCGGTTTTTTTCCCCGCCTGAGCACCTCTTTTCTGCCTGTGGAACAGCGCGATTCTGAAAACCGGCCTGTCGGAGGAAAGCCAGGCCAAACCTATGACACCTTCACGCTGCCCTTTGACATGAGCTATGAGCTTGATCTCTGGGGGCGGGTCCGGCGCACCGTGGAATCCGCCAAGGCCCTAACGCAGGCCAGCGCGGAAGATGTCGAGTCGGTAAGACTTGCTATGCAGGCGGAAGTGGCTGCCAACTACTTTACGATCCGTGCCTTGGATTCAGACAAAACCCTACTCCTATCGAGCATCGAAGTCTTCCGTAAGTCACTCGAACTGGTCCGCAATCGAAGGACGGGCGGCATGGTTTCAGACCTGGACGTGGCCCAGGCAGAGACCGTTCTCAGAAATACGGAAGCTCAATTGCCCGATACTGCGTTACAACGGGCAAAGTTCGAACACGCCCTGGTCGTGCTAACCGGGAAGAATGCATCTCTTTTCCATGTGCCGGAGCGAACGCTCGATATCAAGCCTTTTATCATTCCACCTAACTTGCCCTCCGAATTGCTGGAGAGAAGGCCCGACATCGCCAGCGCCGAGCGCCGTATGGCTGCTGCAAACGCCAACATAGGTGTGGCTACTGCAGCATTTTTCCCGACCATTAAGCTCAGCGGATCGGCCGGATTCCAAACCGGAGATTTGAACGCAAACAGAAATATGAGTGACCTGTTTGTGTTGCCGCCGAGCCTGTTTTGGGCTGTTGGCCCATCTGTAACACTCCCATTGTTCCAGGGAGGACAACTTATCGCCGGTCTTAGCCAAGCAAAGGCTGCTTACGAGGAAACTGTGGCCCGCTACCGCCAAACCGTGCTTGCCGCTTTTGCGGATGTGGAAAATAACCTTGCGGCTGAGCATCTACTGGCTAACCAATATGAAAAGGTGGCGACTGCGTCGAAAGCCGGGGAGAAACAGTTGGAAATTGCCAATAATCGTTACAATGCAGGTCTTGTAACGTATCTTGAAGTAGCGGCAGCCGAAAATATTTCGCTTGGTATCACTCGAACTGCCACACGTCTGCGTGGTCAACAACTGGTAGCGGTCGTGGCCTTGATCAAATCGCTCGGCGGCGGCTGGCAACAAACAAATAAAGATGGTGGAGGATTTTAA